Proteins encoded in a region of the Arvicanthis niloticus isolate mArvNil1 chromosome 16, mArvNil1.pat.X, whole genome shotgun sequence genome:
- the Star gene encoding steroidogenic acute regulatory protein, mitochondrial gives MLQATFKVCAGSSYRHMRNMKGLRHQAVLAIGQELNRRALRDPSPGWMGQVRRRSSLLGSQLEATLYSDQELSYIQQGEVAMQKALGILNNREGWKKESQQENGDEVLSKMVPDVGKVFRLEVVVDQPMDRLYEELVDRMEAMGEWNPNVKEIKVLQKIGKDTVITHELAAAAAGNLVGPRDFVSVRCTKRRGSTCVLAGMATHFGEMPEQSGVIRAEHGPTCMVLHPLAGSPSKTQLTWLLSIDLKGWLPKSIINQVLSQTQIEFANHLRKRLESSRL, from the exons ATGTTACAAGCTACGTTCAAGGTGTGTGCCGGAAGCTCCTATAGACATATGCGCAACATGAAAG GACTGAGGCACCAGGCTGTGCTGGCCATTGGCCAAGAGCTGAACCGGAGAGCACTGAGGGATCCCAGTCCTGGGTGGATGGGCCAGGTTCGGCGTCGCAGCTCTCTGCTTG gttctcaactggaagcaacACTCTACAGTGACCAGGAGCTGTCCTACATCCAGCAGGGAGAGGTGGCTATGCAAAAGGCCTTGGGCATCCTCAACAACCGGGAAGGCTGGAAGAAGGAAAGCCAGCAG GAGAATGGGGATGAAGTGCTAAGTAAGATGGTGCCAGATGTGGGCAAGGTGTTTCGCTTGGAGGTGGTGGTAGACCAGCCCATGGACAGACTCTATGAAGAACTGGTGGACCGCATGGAGGCAATGGGAGAGTGGAACCCAAATGTCAAGGAGATCAAG GTCCTGCAGAAGATTGGAAAAGACACGGTCATCACCCATGAGCTGGCTGCTGCGGCAGCAGGCAACCTGGTGGGGCCCCGAGACTTTGTGAGCGTGCGCTGTACCAAGCGCAGAGGTTCCACGTGTGTGCTGGCAGGCATGGCCACACATTTTGGAGAGATGCCCGAGCAAAGCGGTGTCATCAG GGCTGAACACGGTCCCACCTGCATGGTCCTCCACCCACTGGCTGGAAGTCCCTCAAAGACTCAGCTCACGTGGCTGCTCAGCATTGACCTCAAG GGGTGGCTGCCGAAGTCCATCATCAACCAGGTCTTATCGCAGACCCAGATAGAGTTTGCCAACCATCTGCGCAAGCGCCTGGAGTCCAGCCGCCTCTGA